A region of Sphingomonas sp. DNA encodes the following proteins:
- a CDS encoding YbjN domain-containing protein has translation MNMDEYELEREASAPIDMLETYYSALGWAFERNGEDEIVSSFQGSWTQYELRAIWRPEDQVLQFLALPDIRVSAEKRDVTYETIGLINEQLWLGHFELWSASGLVLFRHAALLEGEETGTMSLQQAETLVEAAIEECERFYPVFQFVLWADKSPQEAIAAALIETQGEA, from the coding sequence ATGAACATGGACGAATACGAGCTGGAGCGGGAGGCGAGCGCCCCCATCGACATGCTCGAAACCTATTACAGCGCATTGGGCTGGGCCTTCGAGCGCAACGGCGAGGACGAGATTGTCTCGAGCTTCCAGGGCAGCTGGACGCAGTACGAGCTGCGCGCGATCTGGCGGCCCGAAGATCAGGTGCTCCAGTTCCTGGCGCTCCCCGACATCCGCGTCTCGGCCGAGAAGCGCGACGTCACTTACGAGACGATCGGACTGATCAACGAGCAGCTCTGGCTTGGCCATTTCGAATTGTGGTCCGCCTCGGGCCTGGTCCTGTTCCGCCACGCCGCCTTGCTGGAAGGCGAGGAAACCGGGACGATGAGCCTGCAGCAGGCCGAGACGCTGGTGGAAGCCGCGATCGAGGAGTGCGAACGTTTCTATCCGGTCTTCCAGTTCGTGCTGTGGGCCGACAAATCGCCGCAGGAAGCGATCGCCGCCGCTTTGATCGAGACGCAGGGCGAAGCATAG
- a CDS encoding tryptophan-rich sensory protein: MTGIASKSQLRMSFLRYALVTVPAIVLLGTLSGSLSGSGYDNAWFAALAKPDFMPPGWAFGAAWTLLYVLLGLSLAMVLHARGAIGRERALILFALQLLLNFAWSPVFFGMHKVSIALSMIAAMIVVAVAMIVLIWRIRPLAAALLLPYLGWLLFAAALNFQILALNPGAETLVPAASSTDIAL, from the coding sequence ATGACCGGCATCGCATCGAAATCGCAGCTCCGGATGAGCTTCCTGCGTTATGCGCTGGTGACGGTGCCTGCGATCGTGCTGCTGGGCACCCTGTCGGGCAGCCTCTCAGGCTCCGGCTACGACAATGCCTGGTTTGCCGCGCTCGCCAAGCCGGATTTCATGCCGCCGGGCTGGGCGTTCGGCGCGGCCTGGACCTTGCTCTACGTCCTGCTCGGCCTGTCGCTGGCGATGGTGCTGCACGCGCGCGGTGCGATCGGGCGGGAGCGGGCGCTGATCCTGTTCGCGCTCCAGCTGCTGCTGAACTTCGCCTGGTCGCCGGTCTTCTTCGGCATGCACAAGGTCTCGATCGCGCTGTCGATGATCGCGGCGATGATCGTGGTCGCGGTGGCGATGATCGTGCTGATCTGGCGGATCCGGCCGCTCGCGGCGGCTCTGCTGCTGCCCTATCTCGGCTGGCTGCTCTTCGCCGCGGCGCTCAATTTCCAGATCCTGGCGCTCAATCCCGGCGCGGAGACGCTTGTGCCGGCGGCATCGAGCACCGATATCGCCCTCTGA
- a CDS encoding accessory factor UbiK family protein, with product MQSQNRLFDDLVKVLNGAAGTVAGMTREAQDNMRERARDWVGGLDMVSREEFEAVKAMAVAAREESEALKARVAALEGATGTAAPKRRAPRKGA from the coding sequence ATGCAGTCCCAGAACCGTTTGTTCGACGATCTCGTGAAGGTGCTGAACGGCGCTGCCGGCACAGTGGCGGGGATGACCCGCGAAGCGCAGGACAATATGCGCGAACGCGCGCGCGACTGGGTCGGCGGGCTCGACATGGTGAGCCGCGAGGAGTTCGAGGCGGTAAAGGCGATGGCCGTCGCCGCGCGCGAGGAATCCGAAGCGCTGAAAGCCCGTGTCGCGGCGCTGGAAGGCGCTACCGGAACCGCCGCGCCGAAACGCAGGGCACCTCGCAAAGGCGCCTGA